Proteins co-encoded in one Gossypium arboreum isolate Shixiya-1 chromosome 11, ASM2569848v2, whole genome shotgun sequence genomic window:
- the LOC108472260 gene encoding putative disease resistance protein RGA3, which produces MPSFQVGFGWRGDAKFPSWLSVLTNLVDIKIWGPSKFKHFPSLAQLPCLQDLVISFLDELEYMDDNIPSGRQGNTEPFFPSLKVLSLRHCPNMKSWWRTAEAIGDDSNKDDTTVMETSTMAFPCLSSLEIRNCPLTSMPFYPSRPLKQTMKMNMNAKTSSSSTSSLPLSKLKSFDVDNIEGLDTHTQDECLQRLTSLKKLTIGDCKEVDLEGMQWEALKNLSHLVIDNIPQLVSLPLGLQHLVQLKTLEICNCSGLRSLFPVFQHLTFLEEFSVRNCKELELSAPNFQIFQDHTSLRSLRLQNIPKCTYLPEWLQHLTNLQQLYLLDLPNLTSLPHEMRCLTRLESLQIERVLRFEERRRKHFGADWRKIGHIPFTLL; this is translated from the coding sequence ATGCCAAGTTTCCAAGTTGGCTTTGGGTGGAGGGGTGATGCCAAGTTTCCAAGTTGGCTTTCTGTGCTCACAAATCTCGTCGATATTAAAATATGGGGTCCTAGTAAATTCAAACATTTCCCATCCCTTGCTCAATTGCCTTGTCTTCAAGATCTGGTGATTTCTTTTTTAGATGAGCTTGAGTACATGGATGATAATATCCCCAGTGGAAGACAAGGAAACACAGAACCATTCTTCCCATCGCTTAAGGTTCTCAGCCTCCGGCACTGCCCGAATATGAAGAGTTGGTGGAGGACAGCAGAAGCAATTGGTGATGATTCTAACAAGGATGACACAACAGTTATGGAAACATCAACCATGGCATTTCCTTGTCTTTCCTCTTTAGAAattagaaattgccctttgactTCAATGCCGTTCTATCCTTCAAGGCCGTTAAAGCAGACTATGAAGATGAACATGAATGCTAAGACCTCATCAAGTTCAACTTCTTCTCTTCCTCTCTCCAAATTGAAATCTTTCGATGTAGACAACATTGAGGGATTGGACACTCACACGCAAGATGAGTGCCTGCAACGTCTCACCAGCCTCAAAAAATTAACAATAGGAGATTGCAAGGAGGTTGATTTAGAGGGCATGCAATGGGAAGCCCTTAAGAATCTCTCTCATTTAGTGATTGATAATATTCCACAGCTGGTGTCTCTCCCCCTTGGGCTTCAACATCTTGTTCAATTGAAAACATTAGAAATTTGTAATTGCAGCGGATTGAGGTCACTCTTTCCTGTGTTCCAACATCTCACTTTCCTTGAAGAGTTTTCAGTAAGGAACTGCAAGGAGCTAGAGTTATCTGCACCTAACTTCCAAATATTCCAAGATCATACAAGCTTACGCTCTCTACGCCTGCAAAATATTCCAAAGTGTACGTATCTTCCGGAGTGGCTTCAACATCTAACAAATCTGCAACAGCTTTATCTCCTTGATTTGCCCAATTTAACATCGCTTCCGCACGAGATGCGTTGCCTAACCAGGTTGGAGTCTTTACAAATAGAAAGAGTTCTTCGGTTTGAGGAAAGACGTCGGAAGCACTTTGGCGCTGATTGGCGTAAGATTGGTCACATTCCGTTCACTCTATTGTAA